From the genome of Pseudoalteromonas aliena SW19, one region includes:
- a CDS encoding REP-associated tyrosine transposase, with the protein MSWSDLKKGRVSIQSGEYFITITCQNRQNIFSDYELANTFCKCIADNEFSHQCRWLTWVLMPDHFHGLLQLKGAKLGNVVGHLKGLSSWRVNKVRGFRQSVWQPAYYDHALREEENRIEIARYIAANPLRRSIVNKLGDYPFWNSVYL; encoded by the coding sequence ATGAGTTGGAGTGATTTAAAAAAAGGGCGAGTATCAATTCAGTCCGGCGAATATTTTATTACTATCACGTGCCAGAATAGGCAGAACATATTTAGTGACTATGAGCTTGCCAATACTTTTTGCAAATGTATTGCTGATAATGAATTTAGTCACCAGTGCCGCTGGTTAACATGGGTTCTTATGCCTGATCACTTTCATGGTTTATTACAGCTTAAAGGGGCTAAGTTAGGCAATGTGGTTGGTCATTTAAAAGGGCTATCATCTTGGCGAGTAAATAAGGTTCGTGGTTTTCGTCAAAGTGTGTGGCAGCCTGCGTATTATGATCATGCTTTACGAGAAGAAGAAAATAGAATTGAAATAGCAAGGTACATTGCAGCGAACCCTTTAAGGCGTAGCATAGTTAACAAGCTTGGTGATTACCCTTTTTGGAATTCAGTATATTTGTAG
- a CDS encoding sensor histidine kinase, producing MRPYFSLGFSLVALSSCSALLCYLLINKGFSATLLLVVLVSIALSAHIFTLFTRQQKQAEIVIRALANGDSTLGLSQYHPMRQQFDQVKAQMQTARFNAEQQAQFLQALLIHVDLAVLVSDNSGQVIESNPAVSKLLGKNVKHLSELGAVGDLLLKADRNVRNTLHWQTGEQQDTLSIALSIAEIQGKVRRVVSIQSIHDQLQLKEQQAYKRLTKVLTHEIANSITPLSSLANTCTTLLPQTLCFDELEDKQDLQLALTTLASRTEHLGDFIARFRQVSSLPTPKLAPYNLASVLTQIVALHQQQALSQGTTFELNINTQQLVMLDNSQIEQVLVNLVKNALEVLATSQQHNAQNPNKTPTIQLTLAQNHAQQLYIEVSDNGPGIAEHVIDMVFVPFFTTKQQGSGIGLSLSRQIMLNHGGDLVYVQKPQGACFRCVFG from the coding sequence ATGCGACCTTATTTTTCCCTCGGATTTAGCCTAGTCGCATTAAGCAGCTGTAGTGCATTACTGTGCTACTTACTTATTAATAAGGGTTTCTCGGCAACATTATTGTTAGTCGTCTTGGTTAGTATTGCCTTGAGCGCCCATATTTTCACACTATTTACTCGCCAACAAAAACAAGCTGAAATAGTTATTCGCGCACTCGCTAATGGCGATAGTACGCTGGGTCTTAGCCAGTATCACCCAATGCGCCAGCAGTTCGATCAAGTAAAAGCACAAATGCAAACCGCACGCTTTAATGCCGAGCAACAAGCTCAATTTTTACAAGCATTACTCATTCATGTCGATTTGGCTGTGTTGGTGTCTGATAACAGTGGCCAAGTGATTGAATCAAACCCCGCTGTAAGTAAGCTTTTAGGTAAAAACGTTAAGCACTTGAGTGAATTAGGCGCTGTGGGTGATCTTCTTTTAAAAGCCGATCGAAACGTACGTAATACCCTGCATTGGCAAACAGGTGAACAACAAGATACATTATCAATTGCACTCAGTATCGCCGAAATTCAAGGTAAAGTTCGCCGCGTTGTCAGCATACAGTCTATTCACGACCAATTGCAGTTAAAAGAGCAGCAGGCCTATAAGCGCTTAACTAAAGTGCTAACTCACGAAATAGCGAATTCTATAACGCCACTTTCATCACTCGCTAACACGTGCACCACTTTATTACCGCAAACGCTGTGCTTTGATGAGCTTGAAGATAAGCAAGACTTACAACTCGCACTCACTACACTTGCGTCTCGCACTGAGCATTTAGGTGATTTTATAGCACGCTTTCGTCAAGTAAGTAGCTTACCTACACCTAAATTAGCGCCTTATAATTTAGCTAGTGTGCTCACACAAATAGTTGCATTACATCAGCAGCAAGCACTTAGCCAAGGCACTACTTTTGAGCTTAATATTAATACCCAACAATTAGTGATGCTCGACAATAGCCAAATAGAACAAGTACTGGTTAACTTAGTAAAAAACGCACTTGAAGTACTCGCTACAAGCCAACAACATAACGCGCAAAATCCTAATAAAACACCAACGATTCAACTCACCCTCGCACAAAATCACGCACAACAGCTTTACATTGAAGTCAGCGATAACGGACCGGGTATTGCTGAACATGTTATTGATATGGTGTTCGTGCCCTTTTTTACTACCAAACAACAAGGTTCGGGTATTGGTTTGAGCTTGTCGCGGCAAATTATGCTCAACCACGGCGGTGATTTGGTTTATGTACAAAAACCACAAGGTGCATGTTTTAGGTGTGTGTTTGGGTGA